A stretch of Pomacea canaliculata isolate SZHN2017 linkage group LG6, ASM307304v1, whole genome shotgun sequence DNA encodes these proteins:
- the LOC112565923 gene encoding Werner syndrome ATP-dependent helicase homolog, whose protein sequence is MAGRSRKRLLPDWIGEKYTRKIETEDTSKCSHETRVQVPNASAGQTTDSTRKTAKAQLIKCSMSEKHELTASEIISSSMEFLHFKGSIIYSFNSADCTLLCEDILSMLPCAAHGEKMHVGFDVEWPVTFKKGSTESKVALIQMCISTDKCYLFHLSPMQKLPCALKTLIFHDNIIKCGINIEADFWKLGRDFGISVVDVIHKSVKDLGKLANAKLKSAERWSLDGLTRNVLRKKLDKNTDIRCGNWDNYPLSEDQKQYAADDVYACLLLANHLMQG, encoded by the coding sequence ATGGCAGGGAGAAGTCGTAAACGACTATTACCAGACTGGATAGGTGAAAAGTACACAAGAAAAATTGAGACTGAAGATACCTCAAAATGCAGTCATGAAACTAGAGTGCAGGTACCTAATGCATCAGCAGGCCAAACCACTGACAGTACGAGGAAAACAGCAAAAGCACAGCTTATAAAATGTAGTATGagtgaaaaacatgaactaactGCAAGTGAAATAATTTCTTCGAGTATGGAATTTCTTCATTTCAAAGGATCAATTATATATTCCTTCAACAGTGCAGACTGTACTTTGTTATGTGAGGATATTCTATCAATGTTGCCCTGCGCTGCACATGGTGAAAAAATGCATGTTGGGTTTGATGTGGAATGGCCCGTAACTTTCAAGAAAGGTTCTACAGAAAGCAAGGTAGCTTTGATTCAAATGTGCATATCTACTGACAAGTGTTACTTATTTCATCTTTCACCAATGCAAAAACTTCCCTGTGCCTTAAAAACCTTGATTTTTCATGACAACATCATAAAATGTGGGATAAACATTGAAGCTGATTTTTGGAAACTAGGGCGTGATTTTGGCATCAGTGTTGTGGATGTTATTCATAAATCAGTTAAAGATTTAGGCAAACTTGCCAATGCTAAGTTGAAAAGTGCAGAGAGGTGGAGCCTAGATGGCTTAACAAGAAATGTTCTTAGAAAAAAGTTGGACAAAAACACAGATATACGATGTGGTAACTGGGATAACTATCCATTATCCGAGGATCAAAAACAATATGCTGCAGATGATGTATATGCCTGTCTTTTACTGGCTAATCATCTAATGCAAGGATAA